CTAAAGCGTGTCTATTGTCGCTGACAATAgctaattttaaacattcttCCGCCATTGTTATGTCACCCACAgtctaaaattgaaataattggtactaaatactaaactctataaataaaatcaaacattTATCAAAGAGATAATTTCAACTGTTATCCAAAAAATTGCACgttataagaaattatatacgTACAAGAGCAATGTGTGAAATGTTATACCATATGTCTGCCATATTTTCGTCAGTAGAAAGACTAATTGCTCTTTCAAAACAAGATATGACATGATCGTATTGCTGAGCATAAAAACAACATAATCcaagattattaaataattcagcATTATATACTCCCATTTGTAACAATCGTCTACACGGAAAAGAACGtcgcaattatatttttaattgtttctatttattacatcTACAACTGTATTTACCTATAATATCGTAAAGCTAATTCCGGTTGatcattataaaaatgatgtaTTCCGATACTTGCTATTGCTTCTGTATGAGAAGCATCTTCCTgagcaattaatttatagtattttaatGACATACTCATATTATTCAGACCGTCGAATATACGTCCCATTTCAGTAAGAATATTAACATCATTAGAAAAATACTCAAGACCTTTTTTACATGTATCTAAAGCTGTTAATGGTTGATCAAGTCTAATATAAACTCTGATTAATCTCAAGATCACTTCTATAGTTTTAGAATCTTTTAACGCTGATTTAAATTGTTGTTCAGCGTCTCTGATTAATCCTAGACTGTAATAACATTTTCCAAGTTGTACTTTCCACCACCAATCTTTATAATGACAAATTTGAGTTGCTTGCACTGCTAAATCTAGTGCCTACATGTAGCATTGTAGCAGTTAATAGAATTATAGCGAACACTAATAATTCTTATTGATAATAAGTATTGATCGATACATGTATGTTTACTCACATATCTAACATCATGttcgtgataatatatatactcaAATAATGGTTTTGCAATACTTGGTTGACTAgcatatttagaaatatttaatcgtgACAATTGTATAAAAGGTCCTCCCGGCTCTGTTAACATAGATGCTGTGCCTAATCTATATAAcatatctattttaattttgaatgtACAACAAccgaaaattttaattaaaatgtaagtGATAATCGTACCTAACGCTGCGACTAGAAATTGCAGTAATTGGTCTGGCTGTCATAGCTGTTCTGGGTGTCCTTAAAGTTTGCTCAATCGACTGAGACATAGCAGATTGAGTAGCTGGTCGCACAACACCAGTAAGTGGTCTACCTACAAAacatatcatatttttatgttgcaaTTCCAACTTATCTCTATTTTActactttaaattatttttggcTCTCAAGGACAAACCTGATTGAGTTTTGGGCCGCAGACATTGTCCCACAGAAGAAGTACCAGGAGTTTTTAAAGATGTTCCTGGTCTAGGCATAGAagatattgtataattatctAATAGACTTTCAGCAATTCCTTCCTCTTCTCCTTCTATATCGTCTACGTATACTTGTAATGTTAAGGCACGCATTTTTAAGACCCATATAGTctacaatgaaaaatacaaacgTTTCTATAGAGATGTAAATTGTTGTTTCACATGTAAGTACATTAAACATACTTATACCTGATCAAGAGGattcttttgtaataaatttgtacataTTGTTGCGCAATCTTCATATTTTCCTTGactgaataaatttaaagcTTTAAATAAGTCCAtgatttaagctattaatatAGCTTAATAGAAaacgtttttaatattttgtattaaagtTTAAGAGAAAggagtaatatattttagcaAATCATACTACGGTATTTAATCTATCTAAATATCTAGTTATGCGatagaaataaacgaattttaCATGTACGAAGATATTGATTATGCTGCTTATAACCCCGTGTATAGATGAGGGAATAAAGCAGCATATACTTCTTCTATACTTTGTGTAAAAGTGCGTAGAATCgatgataaatgttataaaacacAATTTAGTTGATTGactttatattatcataaagtaCATTTGCAATAACAATTCTGATACGcttaaataatatcatttacTCTATTCATTCATACTAACAAAAGGGTTACTTATggaaataaaaggaatattatttcgatatacaaaaaatatcttttatatacaaaaatgttttactaTATACAAAGAATAACAAAGTAGTATCTTATATATTTAGCTTGTTTCGTACATGTCAAAATTTGACAAAGAAAACGTGTTTACTtgctttttcatattatttttattcatattatgTGTAACTTGTGatcgaaattataattaatattataaattatatctataattataaaGATGGAATACTTTGATAATAATGACACGAGGTTAGTGTGCATCGGAAATacttcgtaaaattaatttcgtgtTGTATTATACGTGTTCGCCTCTCTTATTTAGCATCCAACGAGCTTTCGACGAGTTctttaaaacaaaaagtatAGAAGAACAATGCACGGAAGAATCCTTGATGCAACTGCATGAAGTATTTTTGGTACTTTCGAATTAAGAAAAAGCTTAAATATTGtctaaaaaattgcaaaacaaATCAACGTTTAATATACAACTAgtataatatgaataatatttccaaatttgaTATCTCTAACATGTAGTTGAATAATTAGTATAATCattcttgttttcttttattaacagaatataattaaaaaattaacagttatataacgtatagGCTTCGCCAAATGAAGAAATGGATGTAACCCAATTGTATGATgcgtttgaaaatatattgcacATTCAAATGCCACATAATGAATTCaaaattctgtttaaaaaGGTAACAACGTAGatttacgtacatacatataatttctatgtttccatttattaattttagatgAACTTAAAGAGAGATGGGAATATTACTTGGAATGAATTTATCtcgtatttattaatagaatttcAGAGAAAAGATACCACGTTACAATGGCAAATATTGAGACTTCCAATAACTGATATTCCTCAACTTTTGAAATCGCATCACCGCACCGCTATACACAAAATCATGTTTTATCCTGAAGTCTTGCCCGTACGTGATACATcgtatatcttttaataaatatgtttatttgacgatgatatacatattattacttgtaatttttatgtgTATATCCGTAGGATAGAACTACAAGCTTTCATAGAGGGTTTTATTTAACTGTGACTAAAGAGGGAATCATAAATTACTGGTCTTTAGATTTAAAATACGAACGGAGCGCGCAATCTGTAAATCGttagtaacgttatatcctacatTCTTTTACGTACATGCATTTGTTTCCGAAATTTCTATCTCTGCAGCGTGTTTAAAAGTTCAACACACTTTAATAACTGACATGATAGTAATGCCCGATATACAAGTAGTATGCACAAGTTCTACGGAGTGCGATTTAAGATTTTATGATACAGCAGCAAAGAAGTTTGATCTTCGAATAATGGTTagttatattttctaaataaacagTAGTTTTTCTATAAACGAACTCTTCGTTATTAAAACGATTGTACGATTAGATATCAGGCTTGGAGTATGCGGTCATTTGTATGGATTATTATTTcagtaaaaatatcaaagaggATTCTTATATCGTACTTGGAGATATGAGTGGATCTGTCAAAGTCATGTCTTTTAGTCCGATAGAGAGAGGACCGTTTAAACAAGAACCTCAACGTgatagtttatttattcgcTATGAATCTGTTCTCAaggtaaataatttatcttcaGAAACTTGTGTCATCGCGTATGTTAATTACGCGTACGAACCAAAAGTCACAAAAAAATCACAGTCTGCTCGATAATCGATATCGTCAAATATTTTCGggatttcgaaagaaattctCGGTCAAATTAATCTTCGAGTTCTCATACGTGATATACACGTTAAAGATATCCTAGGACAGATCGATGTATCAGCGGTTCTGCAATATCCTATATAAACTTGTGCTTCCTACATAAACATGTTTTAATACGTTGTAACGTGCATTATAGGGTGAACTGAAAGGattgaaaattgtagaatttaaGAATGTACATACAGATTGGGTGAAACAAGTAGCCTATTATGGAAGTTTAAGAGCTTTCATGTCCAGCAGTAGATGTTGTAATTGTTCTTTGTTATTTAGTGATCTCACAGGAGCAAGGATCCAATACAAATTCAAAGTTAACATGGGAATATCTTGCTTCACCTTTAGCGAAGGTATTTTAGCATAAACTTCCCCTCGCTTAtcgacatatatgtatgttgtaAGTACATggtactttttaaaaatatatccactTAGAGGGTCAGTTATTAATAACCGGTGGACCAGATTGCATAGTTCGGGTTTGGAATCCTTTCGTGACCAGAAGAGCAAATAGTACTTTCCAAGGTCATCGTGCACCTATTTGTGCCTTAGTTGTACAAGATGCTGGTAAACGGGTGTACTCTCTTTCGAAAGACAGATGTATCAAAGTGTGGGATGTATTAACCCAATCTTGTATTCAGGTtttaataataagatatttcATCGGAAGATACTTTTCTCGATTAATATTTCgcctaaagaaataaaagagcattaattaaataacaatataaaatctatgtataattagaatttaagTCAAGTTATTTTACACAGACATACAATGGTCTTCCCAGCGAATTGGGTGAACATACATCGATGACAGTGGTGTACAATACATTGAATCGTAAAATGATCATTGCTAGCTCAATGATCGCAGTGATTCTTTGCGATCCCCAGGTCAACAAAGAAATATCTGATGGTTTTACACATACAAAATCTATCAGCAGCGTTTTATATAACCATCTCTACAAAGTGGTAATTTATAcgatttgtataattttcattctctACGTctacagaaattaaaatattttacgaaatcgTTTAAAAACTTAGGTAGTTACGACTGGATTAGAttcttgtataataatttggGATCCATGGcttggaaatcgtttattctTAGTAACGCATGCACACAGTAGATTCATATATGGTCAATTTCATGACATTGAAATTACTGCTGCTTGTTTCGATGAATCTGAGCAATTGCTAGTAACAGGCGCTCGTGATGGTACATTGAAAGTTTGGAATTTTAATACCGGTACTTGTTTGCGGAACATGGCTCTTGAAACTCAGTGGTACGTATTTACCTATTTTGTTATCTTCTATTACAtatcaatattaaaaacaacatttttaatattctattgaTAATATTCGcaaatatatttcctataaatcCGTTTGATTATGTACAGTGAAATAACCAGTTTAGTTTGGCTGGAAAATCGAATCTTATGTAGTAGTTGGAATCGTCAAGTCGTAGAATTTGCAACTTCTGacgcatatgtatataaaaagaattgggGAACAATACACACCGATGATATTCTTTGTTCAGCCATGTGGTATCCTCAGGTATTGGCCACGGCAACTTTTAACGGAGAAATAATACTTTGGAGATTAGAAACCGGTCAACCgtatcgaaaatataaagttaACGAACCAATGTCAAGGTAAGATCTAGAACAATATGagaattgttaaaataatataaaaattacgctTCTAGACTTCATAACGCGGTGTAATAAACGATGTTAACTAATCAGTGTTATATAGATTTAGGATAAGATACCACAAAGATgaagtaacgtataaaataaaaaaacctGAACAAGTTACGAAAGAAATCATCTCGAAACAGAGGTATTCCATGGTATTGCAATTGTACTTTTTCTAAAACATATCCGAATCATCGTGATATACGTTTATAGTCAATATCCTACGGCTTCTAAGCATCAAGAATCCGCGTTGAATATTACACGAATTGTTGCTGTTCGAgctatgatatttttaaatgctcGGCCGGTTAGGCCCGATGTTGGAACGTTGCTAGTTTCTCTTGATTCAGGATATATACAAGTGTGGACTCATCATCCTGCCGGTGGATTTCTACAAGCTTTCTCGGTTATTCATTCTATACGTGATTGTGCATTAGCATTAGCAACTGATcctaaaaatcattttcttgtAACAGGTAAAAAAGGAATGCATTTAATTTCCAcgacattatttatttactataaGATTACTTtttgtatgtaacgtgatacttCATTgcgacaaaatatttaatacgaaaGGAAAGATAAAGCCAGAAAATATGATTGGGGAGTAAGtccgtttaaaaaaatttaggACACAATGCTGGATACATTAAAGTTTGGTATCTCGCGAATTATTTGTTGCCAAATCCTCCTAAGATATCTATGCCCGTTTTACGGTTGGAATTTCCATTTCTATGGAGAAAGAAAGTTATTGGTAGGGCAAAGAGAGCTGTAAAGGATCAACCTTTGCCACTTCTACTTTCATCTGTCCGTGGACATTTAAAATCTATTACGTCCGTCCAGATAATCCCAGATGCACGTATTGTCATTAGGTAATGAATGTTAATCTAGtgcttattattttatgaacttttaacttaattttatatgtacatctAATGTAATGGCtattaattacttttgaatttaaatattcactttttaatcattttctctgaaacaattatttttccaatacaTTTCATACAATCTATGCTGTTCTTTCTGTTGATTTTAAGTGGTAGTACAGACCATTCTGTACGCTTATGGACACTCGGTGGCCGTTATATTTCAACCTTCGGAACTTTCAAGCCTTGGTTACCAATTTTACCAACGATCCCAACGTAccaatattttaaagattacAAACATCCAGCAGATATTAAAAGAGTCGCTAGTTCTACTACGCTAcaagtaattaatttctcatgtaacaaattatttatcagaTTGGAAAGAAAGTTTGATTATTAAGTTGCACTGTTATGCAAACATGGAAAGATTCTTGAAGGAGGCGCGAGACAAGTAGAATCAGATTTTAAAAGTGACGAATTAAAAgctttgaaagaaatttcgagACCCGAACACACTATGATCGATGGAAGAAGACTTACTATTGCTGTGATGGATAAATCAGTCTTAATGATCTTTGCGGATTACCCAATTTTAGACACCTCTTTAccatatgtaaatatgttgTTTATCGCAACAGCAGTTCATCGAAATATGTTAAGCAATACACATAACTCAATGAGAATAACGTTACAGATACCTATATACACACATTTGAAATTAAGACCTTTGGAAATCATACAGACACCAAAATTACCAGCACTTCTACacgaacaaaaagaattaacgTAATTTggcttaattattattattcgctattgataataatctatataaaattaaatatatattactaacATTACTTGTTATAATCTTCTAGTAAAAGAACGCATTCGCAATTATAAAATCACTGCATCggcaaatattttgaaatatttcatcaaaGTAAAGGGTAATATCTCGTTAATATCgcattgtaataaatttttcttgaaaagagaaagaaagtgaCCCGTAACGTTTGTGCGCAATAGCGATAATAAGTcaaatctaataaaatttatttctcattaaAAAGTCATACCAGgacatttatttacttattgctaataattaattaaatgacaattctattttctatcgaccttagtaaaattaagaagatacatataaataagaaaaaatggtAGAATTtgattagtaaaataaaaataatatatgccTATGATcgttctaaaatataaaacctGGAATAGTCTTACGTACATCGATATGTCAagaacatatacatattttaatgacAGTAACGTCATTTCTATATTACATGCAAGGTATGATAAATATCGTTGCTCTAAGCCACAATACAAAATCAACAGTATTCAGTTTAACAAATTACACCCTTTTATTCGTTTTCCATCATGGAATAACGTGGTGGTGTCTTCCATATTGCACTGGACGTGCGTTGTAATCTACTCCTATCTATATTGTGAAACATTTGAGTTAGATCCGGTGTGCACTTTCTGCTACCAAAGAATTTATAGACTGCTCTTTCCGGAATGTAACGTTGCATGGCAAGTTGATTTTTACGTATGTACgctaaaattgataaaaattcgagTGCTCTGTGCATTCTAATGTTTACTAACTCGTTAAGTAAAACAATACTTACATTGTGCCCAATGTGGAATTGTATGCTTTGGTCTGGATTCATCGTCTGATTCATCGTCGTCAGGTTCACTATCCAAAACATAAGTGGTTGGGCCATGCTGTTTGGGGCCATATTTTGTCTAAAATATTGAACGAATAATAGCTTATGCCTTTATAACAGAAGAATGCTTTGATATTGTTTGTAATGTTACCTGTGATGTAAGCATCTGATGCTTAGCTTTCATTGCTTCGGCTGCAGCTTGTTGTTGAGCTCTTAATTCGGCTTCTTTTCGCCTTTCAGCTTCCTGTTCTCGGCGTCTTTGTTCAGCTAATATCCGCTCCGcttcttcttgttcttgtAAACGTTGTAAGCGCTGTTGCTCTTCatgctttcttctttcttccttttcctgcGAATTAATCCGACTGTAGCTTAATTTTCtatactatataaaaatcaatatcttCTCCGGTATCCTTATTTTTGTACGCatgtatcttttaaattatcaattttataccTGAGCACGTTGTAATTGAGCTAGACGTTTCTTCTCCATTTCTTCGCGTTGTCTGTCTTGCATTTGTTGTGCTAAACGtgctttttcctctctttctttctcagcTTTTTGACGTTTTTCCATATCTTGCTTTTCTTTCGCCTCTCTGGctaacttattttttaattctttttcttgtcttttcctttatgtaaaatatatttttcatatattactCAGTAATGTGTGTCTACTGATTTAAAATCAAGtaaattatatcgattaattttaatttaccttttcctttcttccgtTTGAAGTCTTAGCGCCTCTTCACGTTTTTTCCTCGCATCCTCGtcgttcaattttcttttcttttcatctaGTACTTTGTCCAGTGAATTACGTTTACTGACTGACTTTGGAGCTTGGATTAAAGATTCCAtcgatgtaataatatttgtgcGCGTTGCACTTAAAGCCCTATTGtgctaaaattaaaatactaccgtttaaaaatcttataatattagatactactaatagaaagaaatgaattttacaatcataTTAGTTTGATTCGCTGGAGTATGAGGAATACGATTAACAGACATTGGCAACTGAGTTCTTATTTTGCCTAATGGGGTTGACTTCTGTTGCTGTTTGTAGTTCATTTTCTCAACAGAAACTAGTTTATTAGCCTTTTGTTCTAATTGTAATTTGTTCTAAAAATAAGATTGgaaacataattaaatttacaatcgataaacaaaattgacaaatatcttgttaataaattttccttataataattctaattctaaATACCTCTTTATATTCATCGGCATCCTTATTCTGTtttgctaatgaaatttttttggCTTTTGCAAGCGACTTCCGTGCTAATTTTTGAACAACCACTTTCTCCGCAACGTTTGTATTTCCTGAAGCTTCTGTTTGTGCAGCAGCTCTAGTAGCACgtgtttttgttctcgttatTCGAGTTGGTGCATCGATATCAACAGCAAGTTTTGGAGTGTTCATGCCTGCTTGCTCAAATGCCTCAACTCTTTTTTTCACAGATTCCTTGGCATATGGACTGAATAAAGCATTCGATTTATACGTGTTTCTTATTTCCTTTAATCCTGTAATCGTACTCTTTTCCTTCAAAGACGGTTTTGTTGGAGTATTAAGTATTTCATCTTCGCTCGATGTCACAGATCTGTTCTTCCGCTTTTGTCgtgttttaatttcttgtttcttaatatttcctttagACCTTTTCACTTCAGGGGATGACTCATCTTCTGTGAGTAATTCATCAAACTCTTTGTTTGCCATCGTTTCTTTTAGCTGCTGCATCCTCTCCTCCAAAGCTGTTGACGACCGTGTTGTAAGTTTAGGTAACTTGGGAGACATAAATTCAGCCTTTCGTTCGACTGTTTTTTGttcattattttttcctaTACTACTAGCCAAGTTTTTATTAATCACtacagtttcatttaattttattgctgATAAAGGTTCTAAAATTACGGTAGCGTTCATCATCTTCTGCGTATAAGTAGAATTGACGTTCATCGTCGAATTCATAATAGGAGTAGGTTTCTCAAGTGCA
This Bombus pascuorum chromosome 1, iyBomPasc1.1, whole genome shotgun sequence DNA region includes the following protein-coding sequences:
- the LOC132912487 gene encoding inner centromere protein B-like is translated as MGTRSKDRIKAMITKDILNIHNYCLDVKRSINDNFEDTLDYLRGLIAQIPQSASGPLITKTPKVLKKKGIQRIETIPENDIINIDNTVSDSIAIHDKTENKDIKTGDVVETTIGRSKREASRKAATNIKMQQSMSLAAKLRRPLTLDDDSSINRKRESRSKRKKSGRSSSDEETTQGPTKYSKTEKSVLSETISRRITGTSQVHSQDHLSIKEDALQPEKIEPMKSSMTTRNSNRKRTFSQSEDTKGKNSNIIDDTVIAPTGNDIEEPSMYEDALEKPTPIMNSTMNVNSTYTQKMMNATVILEPLSAIKLNETVVINKNLASSIGKNNEQKTVERKAEFMSPKLPKLTTRSSTALEERMQQLKETMANKEFDELLTEDESSPEVKRSKGNIKKQEIKTRQKRKNRSVTSSEDEILNTPTKPSLKEKSTITGLKEIRNTYKSNALFSPYAKESVKKRVEAFEQAGMNTPKLAVDIDAPTRITRTKTRATRAAAQTEASGNTNVAEKVVVQKLARKSLAKAKKISLAKQNKDADEYKENKLQLEQKANKLVSVEKMNYKQQQKSTPLGKIRTQLPMSVNRIPHTPANQTNMIHNRALSATRTNIITSMESLIQAPKSVSKRNSLDKVLDEKKRKLNDEDARKKREEALRLQTEERKRKRQEKELKNKLAREAKEKQDMEKRQKAEKEREEKARLAQQMQDRQREEMEKKRLAQLQRAQEKEERRKHEEQQRLQRLQEQEEAERILAEQRRREQEAERRKEAELRAQQQAAAEAMKAKHQMLTSQTKYGPKQHGPTTYVLDSEPDDDESDDESRPKHTIPHWAQSYIRKNQLAMQRYIPERAVYKFFGSRKCTPDLTQMFHNIDRSRLQRTSSAIWKTPPRYSMMENE